One window of Methanothermobacter tenebrarum genomic DNA carries:
- a CDS encoding pseudomurein-binding repeat-containing protein: MKRLLLPTIMFFILMSSVHGADLSYNEISVASKLIENYGSSNGKIPNGIVLNNKSITLDDYLYAATTTTIKLNNNQKTSVTTNNYKPPISSLNSTATGTLTRTEYLQVAQNIKKYMETYQRSPNYATTTIGKVNYQSLIYAYARIINFYNENQRLPTSITVRRLTSSGTSPENTTNNSVVIGRTTYGLVVREGPYGNSTSPDKVVFIVGVHPLESQSHNAIIEAIRALNGSLNKCYYIYRVNVTKDASDYEKGRINGELLANQYVVPEVKRMLPRLVIDAHSNRGTYPAKRFLFVPYNSTEAKRIANMIKDKASWLTIYNPPTSTSATYVTIPLIKAGIPSIIYETYAYDPYAQILQHATQIVSIIDNLLF; the protein is encoded by the coding sequence ATGAAAAGGCTTTTATTACCTACAATTATGTTTTTCATTCTCATGAGCAGTGTTCATGGTGCTGATCTTTCCTATAATGAGATCTCCGTAGCCTCCAAGTTAATCGAAAATTATGGCTCATCTAATGGCAAAATACCCAACGGAATCGTCCTAAATAATAAGAGCATAACATTAGACGATTATCTTTATGCAGCAACAACCACAACAATAAAACTAAACAATAATCAGAAAACTAGCGTAACAACCAATAATTATAAACCGCCGATAAGCTCCCTAAACAGTACTGCCACTGGGACGCTCACAAGAACAGAATACTTGCAAGTGGCCCAGAACATCAAAAAATACATGGAAACATACCAACGCTCACCAAACTACGCCACCACAACAATTGGAAAGGTAAATTATCAGAGCCTAATTTACGCCTACGCAAGGATAATAAACTTCTACAATGAAAACCAGAGACTGCCAACTTCTATAACAGTTAGGAGACTCACAAGTTCAGGCACAAGTCCAGAAAATACAACAAATAATAGTGTGGTCATTGGCAGGACAACCTATGGTTTAGTTGTGCGTGAAGGCCCATATGGGAATTCCACTTCCCCCGATAAGGTGGTTTTCATAGTAGGCGTGCATCCCCTAGAGTCACAATCCCATAATGCTATCATCGAAGCTATAAGAGCCTTGAATGGATCTCTTAATAAATGTTACTACATTTACAGGGTGAATGTCACAAAGGATGCGTCTGATTACGAGAAGGGTAGGATCAATGGCGAATTATTGGCTAACCAGTATGTAGTCCCCGAGGTTAAAAGAATGCTACCAAGACTAGTAATTGATGCTCATTCCAATAGAGGCACCTACCCAGCGAAGAGGTTCTTATTCGTCCCCTATAATTCCACAGAAGCCAAAAGGATAGCTAACATGATAAAAGATAAAGCAAGCTGGTTAACGATCTACAATCCACCAACATCAACCAGCGCCACATACGTTACCATACCCTTAATAAAGGCAGGCATACCATCAATAATATATGAAACATACGCATATGATCCATACGCCCAAATATTACAACATGCCACACAAATTGTTTCAATAATAGACAACCTACTCTTTTAA
- the truD gene encoding tRNA pseudouridine(13) synthase TruD, which produces MLNVETYVTSGVGTGGKIRVKYEDFYVEEIPLIQPSGRGPNTWIWMEKKGRTTLDVLLDIARELSLPRWRMGFAGMKDKMAVTRQGICISNIDPEEVKGLDERLHNVKFLKITRHEKKLRMGQLVGNRFRIRIRGVKPSAKEEAESTLQELSKIGVPNYYGWQRFGTPRANTHLVGKAIIFGDLKGAVDLYIGSPYEDEPEDIKEARRAYDRGELEEAYELMPPSMRYERMMLRRLIREKKRGDLTGESYARAIQTLPKPLKRMFVHAYQSYLFNKVVSERAKFGINKYIPGDIIVDNQQHIIHNQEPRKLDEMIKRFEAHPTAPLYGSKVPLATGKIGEIERRILDEEGLTLDLFKCDKMPHLGSHGMRRPIRFKIWDAKVETADDGLIVEFSIPKGSYGTSVLREIMKKEI; this is translated from the coding sequence ATGTTAAACGTTGAAACTTATGTAACTAGTGGTGTGGGTACGGGTGGCAAGATCAGAGTAAAATATGAGGATTTTTATGTGGAGGAAATCCCACTCATCCAACCCAGTGGTCGAGGACCTAACACGTGGATTTGGATGGAAAAAAAGGGTAGAACAACCCTAGATGTTTTATTAGACATTGCAAGGGAATTAAGTTTGCCACGTTGGAGGATGGGCTTCGCCGGGATGAAGGATAAGATGGCTGTCACAAGACAAGGGATATGCATAAGTAACATAGACCCAGAAGAGGTCAAGGGATTAGATGAAAGATTACATAATGTTAAATTCCTTAAAATAACCCGACACGAAAAAAAGCTGAGGATGGGCCAATTAGTAGGTAACCGATTCCGTATAAGGATAAGAGGCGTGAAACCCTCTGCTAAAGAGGAAGCAGAGAGCACGCTCCAGGAATTATCAAAAATTGGAGTGCCAAATTATTATGGTTGGCAACGCTTCGGCACTCCAAGGGCCAACACACATCTTGTAGGCAAGGCCATAATCTTCGGAGACCTTAAAGGTGCTGTGGACTTATATATTGGCAGCCCCTATGAAGACGAACCAGAAGATATAAAAGAGGCGAGAAGGGCATATGATAGGGGAGAACTGGAAGAAGCCTATGAGCTGATGCCGCCGAGTATGAGATACGAGCGGATGATGCTCAGGAGGCTTATAAGAGAAAAGAAAAGAGGGGACCTTACTGGGGAATCCTATGCCCGTGCAATACAAACATTACCAAAGCCCTTGAAGAGAATGTTTGTCCACGCATACCAATCATATCTATTTAACAAGGTTGTCAGTGAACGCGCAAAATTTGGTATCAATAAATATATACCGGGGGATATAATAGTTGACAACCAACAACACATCATACATAACCAGGAACCTAGAAAATTGGATGAGATGATAAAAAGGTTTGAAGCCCATCCAACAGCACCATTATATGGTAGTAAGGTCCCCCTTGCCACGGGCAAAATAGGTGAAATCGAAAGAAGGATCCTCGATGAGGAAGGGTTGACATTAGACCTTTTTAAGTGCGATAAAATGCCCCACTTGGGCAGTCATGGTATGCGCAGACCCATAAGATTCAAAATATGGGATGCTAAAGTCGAAACCGCCGATGATGGTTTAATTGTGGAATTTTCAATACCGAAGGGATCATATGGGACATCAGTACTCCGAGAGATCATGAAAAAAGAAATATAG
- the ftsA gene encoding coenzyme F390 synthetase: MISYFNPEIETMDRDDIDAIVEERIQYTIKYAYENVPFYSRWFREHKIKPSDIRSHEDLRELPIINGGTVRENQPPETERFEFKATSWENIFTIHETSGTSGRPKSFFLTWGDWQRYAEKYARAFVSQGFDAGDRVVICASYGMNIGANTMTLAAHKIGMTIIPEGKCTFPVRIIENYKPTSIVASIFKLLRLARRMEDHGIDPKEPSIERLVGGESFAPEAREYIEEIWDVEVFNTYGSTEGTMCGECIERDGLHVPEDLVHLDVYDPHLKDFVDDGECGRIVLTTLLPVGEKTGILLLNYDTEDTTVVISRDKCKCGRTHMRIMSPERESETVWVAGHPFNKVDVEAAVFQRENMEYLTGEYEAFLYGNEDEGPVTMQVSLECRKVEEFDRELIKENFLRKFFKEKKELYHTY, from the coding sequence ATGATATCCTATTTTAACCCTGAAATTGAGACAATGGATCGTGATGATATTGATGCAATAGTAGAAGAGCGCATCCAATACACTATCAAATATGCGTATGAGAACGTCCCATTTTATAGTAGATGGTTCAGAGAACATAAAATAAAACCTTCTGATATAAGGTCGCATGAAGATCTTAGGGAATTACCAATCATAAATGGGGGAACCGTAAGGGAGAATCAACCTCCGGAAACTGAAAGGTTCGAGTTCAAGGCCACTTCGTGGGAGAATATTTTCACCATACATGAAACAAGCGGTACAAGTGGACGTCCGAAATCCTTCTTTTTAACATGGGGGGACTGGCAACGTTATGCTGAGAAGTATGCGAGGGCCTTTGTATCCCAGGGCTTCGATGCAGGGGATAGGGTTGTTATCTGCGCATCTTATGGGATGAATATTGGCGCCAATACAATGACCCTTGCAGCGCATAAGATTGGCATGACAATAATCCCAGAGGGTAAATGCACATTCCCAGTGCGCATAATAGAAAATTATAAGCCAACCAGTATAGTTGCCAGCATATTCAAACTTTTAAGGCTTGCCAGGAGGATGGAAGATCATGGTATCGACCCCAAGGAGCCCAGTATAGAGCGTCTAGTTGGCGGTGAAAGCTTCGCACCAGAAGCAAGGGAATACATAGAAGAGATTTGGGACGTGGAAGTCTTTAACACTTATGGTAGTACTGAGGGGACAATGTGCGGAGAATGCATAGAAAGGGATGGGTTGCATGTCCCAGAGGATCTTGTCCACCTTGATGTCTATGATCCTCATCTTAAAGATTTTGTCGATGATGGTGAATGTGGCAGGATAGTCCTCACAACACTTCTGCCAGTGGGTGAGAAGACAGGGATCCTACTTTTAAATTATGATACTGAGGATACCACAGTTGTAATATCAAGGGATAAATGCAAGTGTGGGAGGACTCATATGCGTATAATGAGCCCAGAGAGGGAATCCGAGACAGTATGGGTGGCTGGCCACCCTTTCAATAAAGTTGATGTTGAAGCGGCAGTATTCCAGAGGGAAAACATGGAATATTTAACCGGAGAATATGAGGCATTCCTATATGGTAATGAGGACGAAGGACCCGTTACAATGCAAGTATCACTCGAATGCAGAAAAGTAGAAGAATTTGATAGAGAACTTATAAAAGAAAATTTTCTCAGAAAATTTTTCAAAGAAAAAAAAGAACTTTACCACACGTACTAG
- a CDS encoding pseudomurein-binding repeat-containing protein yields MKKALYLGVFLALILVLTGSASAAQLTYNEISDASKIIADQASKTGTIPSQVTVNNKNITLDDYLYAATTTTINLNTNQKTSIPINNYKPPTDPLKTTATGTLTKTTYLQTAQNIKKYMETYQRSPNYATTTIGRVNYQSLIYAYARIINFYNENQRLPNSVTIKNVKITTIPNTPTPQLSYNEISTISKVIASYVNQNGKIPSQVTVNNKNITLDDYLYAATTTTINLNTNQKTSIPINNYKPPTDPLKTTATGTLTKTTYLQTAQNIKKYMETYQRSPNYATTTIGRVNYQSLIYAYARIINFYNENQRLPNSVTIVNINQGPIAHGAIWVHASIMEKVNFTALKNKGITDIFLEQQAFTKTEYRTALLNFLNGASNAGIRVSAWVICLRENGTWVDPTNESYIESLINRIQEFLSFPGVGGIHLDYIRYPETAYNYPNATDIITGVVQRIYETVKSANPTLLVSAALMPEKEANAYLYGQDYAKLAQYLNVLVPMAYKGNYRANTTWITSVTSYIKDRCNGKEVWTGLQTYRSDEDPTRIPAKELESDIMAAFNGGATGYVLFRYGLIDNAFWDGNPYYLPG; encoded by the coding sequence ATGAAAAAAGCATTATATCTTGGTGTTTTCCTGGCATTAATCCTAGTATTAACTGGCAGCGCCTCGGCGGCTCAGTTAACATACAATGAAATATCCGACGCCTCGAAGATAATAGCTGATCAAGCATCAAAAACAGGCACAATACCATCTCAGGTCACAGTAAACAACAAAAACATAACACTAGACGACTACCTCTACGCAGCAACAACCACAACAATAAACCTAAACACCAACCAAAAAACAAGCATACCTATCAATAATTATAAACCACCAACAGATCCATTAAAGACCACAGCAACCGGAACACTCACAAAAACAACATACCTACAAACAGCACAAAACATCAAAAAATACATGGAAACATACCAACGCTCACCAAACTACGCCACCACAACAATCGGCCGAGTAAACTACCAGAGCCTAATTTACGCCTACGCAAGGATAATAAACTTCTACAACGAAAACCAGAGACTACCAAACTCCGTGACAATAAAAAATGTGAAAATCACCACCATACCAAACACACCAACACCCCAGTTATCATACAATGAAATATCCACTATTTCCAAGGTAATAGCAAGTTATGTAAATCAAAATGGTAAAATACCATCTCAGGTCACAGTAAACAACAAAAACATAACACTAGACGACTACCTCTACGCAGCAACAACCACAACAATAAACCTAAACACCAACCAAAAAACAAGCATACCTATCAATAATTATAAACCACCAACAGATCCATTAAAGACCACAGCAACCGGAACACTCACAAAAACAACATACCTACAAACAGCACAAAACATCAAAAAATACATGGAAACATACCAACGCTCACCAAACTACGCCACCACAACAATCGGCCGAGTAAACTACCAGAGCCTAATTTACGCCTACGCAAGGATAATAAACTTCTACAACGAAAACCAGAGACTACCAAACTCCGTGACAATAGTGAATATAAATCAAGGTCCAATAGCACATGGTGCGATATGGGTCCATGCTTCTATTATGGAGAAGGTTAATTTCACCGCCCTTAAGAATAAGGGTATAACAGACATATTCTTGGAGCAGCAAGCTTTCACCAAGACAGAATATAGAACGGCACTTTTGAACTTCCTTAACGGCGCTTCAAATGCTGGTATCCGTGTAAGTGCATGGGTAATCTGTCTGCGAGAAAATGGTACATGGGTTGATCCCACAAATGAATCCTACATTGAAAGTCTGATAAACAGGATCCAGGAGTTTCTAAGTTTTCCTGGTGTTGGTGGTATCCACCTTGATTACATCCGCTACCCAGAGACCGCTTATAACTATCCAAATGCGACGGATATTATAACAGGGGTCGTCCAGAGAATATATGAGACTGTGAAAAGTGCTAATCCAACACTTTTAGTATCGGCGGCTTTAATGCCAGAAAAGGAGGCGAACGCATACTTATATGGTCAAGATTATGCCAAACTTGCACAATATCTCAATGTGCTGGTTCCAATGGCATACAAAGGCAACTACCGTGCCAATACAACTTGGATAACCAGTGTAACATCGTATATAAAGGACAGGTGCAACGGCAAGGAAGTGTGGACTGGTTTACAAACTTACAGATCCGACGAGGATCCAACACGAATCCCCGCAAAGGAGCTTGAATCTGATATAATGGCGGCGTTTAATGGTGGAGCAACAGGTTACGTGCTTTTCAGGTATGGTCTCATCGATAATGCTTTCTGGGATGGGAATCCATATTATCTACCAGGTTAG